In a single window of the Nilaparvata lugens isolate BPH chromosome 1, ASM1435652v1, whole genome shotgun sequence genome:
- the LOC111046114 gene encoding uncharacterized protein LOC111046114 isoform X1, translated as MNRRLHVSSWFILFSLYFLKPFYKLLFPFRYPRAAVRLGYPSIRSSIYRHRQMGLPPMPHSLADFSAILQREEWLHLRMRGCARRGEGRGRGGRAIGERGGEGNLDFMNNPWPADQAEAEQLSQRQMAYLARVAVNADDAVAGEGDLVCVACAVHKRSYMTQPCGHFVLCGTCVLVHRRTVNYRGVLPQPIICPVCRSPLTGYCRVFQ; from the exons ATGAATCGTAGGCTACATGTGTCGTCGTGGTTCATTTTGTTTTCTCTatacttcttaaaacctttctATAAACTTTTGTTCCCTTTCAGATATCCTAGAGCTGCAGTTAGGCTGGGATATCCTAGCATCCGCAGCTCTATTTACCGGCATCGGCAAATGGGATTGCCGCCAATGCCGCACTCTCTGGCTGATTTTTCAGCCATACTCCAGAGAGAAGAGTGGCTGCACCTGCGAATGAGAGGTTGTGCAAGGAGGGGTGAAGGACGAGGAAGAGGTGGTCGAGCAATTGGCGAGAGAGGTGGAGAAGGAAACCTTGATTTCATGAACAACCCATGGCCCGCAGAC CAAGCCGAGGCCGAACAACTGAGCCAGAGGCAGATGGCGTACCTGGCTAGAGTGGCAGTTAACGCGGATGATGCCGTCGCAGGTGAAGGCGACTTGGTATGCGTCGCCTGCGCGGTCCACAAGCGCTCCTATATGACGCAGCCTTGTGGGCATTTTGTACTGTGTGGCACCTGTGTGCTGGTTCATCGCCGCACAGTCAACTACAGGGGTGTTCTGCCGCAACCCATTATTTGCCCCGTATGTAGGAGCCCCTTGACGGGATACTGCAGGGTGTtccaataa
- the LOC111046114 gene encoding uncharacterized protein LOC111046114 isoform X2 translates to MGLPPMPHSLADFSAILQREEWLHLRMRGCARRGEGRGRGGRAIGERGGEGNLDFMNNPWPADQAEAEQLSQRQMAYLARVAVNADDAVAGEGDLVCVACAVHKRSYMTQPCGHFVLCGTCVLVHRRTVNYRGVLPQPIICPVCRSPLTGYCRVFQ, encoded by the exons ATGGGATTGCCGCCAATGCCGCACTCTCTGGCTGATTTTTCAGCCATACTCCAGAGAGAAGAGTGGCTGCACCTGCGAATGAGAGGTTGTGCAAGGAGGGGTGAAGGACGAGGAAGAGGTGGTCGAGCAATTGGCGAGAGAGGTGGAGAAGGAAACCTTGATTTCATGAACAACCCATGGCCCGCAGAC CAAGCCGAGGCCGAACAACTGAGCCAGAGGCAGATGGCGTACCTGGCTAGAGTGGCAGTTAACGCGGATGATGCCGTCGCAGGTGAAGGCGACTTGGTATGCGTCGCCTGCGCGGTCCACAAGCGCTCCTATATGACGCAGCCTTGTGGGCATTTTGTACTGTGTGGCACCTGTGTGCTGGTTCATCGCCGCACAGTCAACTACAGGGGTGTTCTGCCGCAACCCATTATTTGCCCCGTATGTAGGAGCCCCTTGACGGGATACTGCAGGGTGTtccaataa